The Synchiropus splendidus isolate RoL2022-P1 chromosome 1, RoL_Sspl_1.0, whole genome shotgun sequence genome includes a window with the following:
- the rfc4 gene encoding replication factor C subunit 4, whose protein sequence is MQAFLKGASTSSVKPQKEKAEKKSKPVPWVEKYRPKCVDEVAFQEEVVAVLKKSVDGADLPNLLFYGPPGTGKTSTILAAARELFGPELYRSRVLELNASDERGIQVVREKVKNFAQLTVAGTRPDGKACPPFKIIILDEADSMTAPAQAALRRIMEKESRTTRFCLICNYISRIIEPLTSRCSKFRFKPLANQVQEQRLLDICDKEKLKYTKESISALVTVSEGDLRKAITFLQSAARLNLDKEITESTIIQIAGVVPSKIIDNLLHICLKGTFEKLEIAVRDIVDEGYAATQILTQLHESIMDRELSDKCKSVIAEKIAVVDKCLCDGADEQLQLLSLCSTIMQQASQNDQ, encoded by the exons ATGCAGGCCTTCTTGAAAGGAGCGTCTACTTCTTCTGTTAAACCACAGAAAGAGAAGgctgaaaagaaaagcaaacccGTTCCCTGGGTTGAAAAATA CAGGCCAAAGTGTGTTGATGAGGTGGCGTTTCAAGAAGAGGTGGTGGCCGTGCTGAAGAAGTCTGTGGATGGAGCCGAC cttCCCAATTTGCTCTTTTATGGCCCTCCAGGAACAGGAAAGACCTCGACCATTTTAGCCGCAGCAAGAGAACTTTTTGG CCCAGAACTTTACAGAAGCAGGGTGCTTGAACTCAATGCCTCAGATGAACGTGGCATCCAAGTTGTCCGAGAGAAGGTCAAGAATTTCGCTCAGCTAACAGTGGCAGGAACACGTCCAGA TGGTAAAGCCTGTCCTCCATTCAAGATCATCATATTGGATGAGGCAGACTCCATGACTGCTCCGGCCCAGGCTGCCCTCAGACGGATAATGGAGAAGGAGTCCCGTACAACACGCTTCTGTCTGATCTGCAACTACATCAGCAG GATCATTGAACCATTGACTTCGAGATGCTCGAAATTCCGCTTTAAACCTCTGGCCAATCAGGTTCAGGAGCAGCGATTACTAGACATATGTGACAAAGAGAAGCTCAAGTACACTAAAGAG AGTATATCAGCGCTGGTTACTGTATCAGAGGGAGACCTCCGAAAAGCTATCACTTTTCTTCAAAGCGCTGCTCGCCTCAACCTTGACAAGGAGATAACAGAAAGTACCATCATTCAAATCGCCGGG GTTGTTCCATCAAAAATCATTGACAACTTGCTTCACATCTGCCTTAAAGGAACATTTGAGAAGCTTGAGATTGCAGTCAGA GACATCGTGGATGAGGGATATGCTGCGACCCAGATCCTGACTCAACTGCATGAGTCCATTATGGATCGGGAACTCAGCGACAAATGCAAGTCTGTAATCGCTGAGAAGATTGCG GTTGTGGATAAGTGTCTGTGCGACGGTGCAGATGAGCAGCTCCAGTTACTGAGTCTGTGTTCAACCATCATGCAACAGGCTTCGCAGAACGACCAATGA